The Pseudodesulfovibrio sp. zrk46 genome contains a region encoding:
- the rimO gene encoding 30S ribosomal protein S12 methylthiotransferase RimO — protein sequence MNQGSDFIANVYTVSLGCPKNRVDTERLLGTLGEAMAPVESVDEAHLALINTCGFIQPAVEESVNTILEVIRDADETAEASGTRPLVAVAGCLVSRYGQDLKDELPEVDLWLNTEEIHLWPAMIREALSAPVEEDTPRRLSTAPAFAYLKVSEGCSHNCHFCTIPSIRGPHKSWPVDYLVKEAAELVKAVPEIIVVGQDSTAYGSDLDSGDNLRQLAEGLSKLSGLEWLRIMYLYPAGLTESLLSFLKDMGKPFLPYFDIPLQHAHPDVLSSMGRPFARNPEKVIDRVRSFFPDAALRTTFIVGYPGETEEHFEHLMRFAEKTRFHHLGVFPYWPEDGTPAAAMDNQVPDEVKLERKDRLMELQAAISEEILETYVGETLPVLIEQPSPEWPGLYIGRTWFQAPEVDGVTYVSAPPEVELKIGKIIDVEIEKASTYDLSGLV from the coding sequence ATGAATCAAGGCTCCGACTTTATTGCCAATGTTTACACCGTCAGCCTGGGCTGCCCCAAGAACCGCGTGGACACGGAACGGTTACTGGGCACGCTGGGCGAGGCCATGGCTCCGGTGGAATCCGTGGACGAGGCACACCTTGCCCTGATCAACACCTGCGGTTTCATCCAGCCCGCGGTGGAAGAGTCGGTGAACACCATCCTCGAAGTCATTCGCGATGCCGACGAAACAGCCGAAGCATCCGGTACCCGTCCGCTGGTGGCCGTGGCCGGTTGTTTGGTCAGCCGCTACGGTCAGGACCTCAAGGACGAGCTGCCCGAAGTGGACCTGTGGCTCAACACCGAGGAGATTCATCTGTGGCCCGCCATGATTCGCGAGGCGCTTTCCGCTCCGGTTGAGGAAGACACCCCGCGCCGTCTCTCCACTGCCCCGGCATTCGCCTATCTCAAGGTCAGCGAAGGCTGCTCCCACAACTGCCATTTCTGCACCATCCCTTCCATCCGCGGCCCGCACAAGAGCTGGCCCGTGGACTATCTGGTCAAGGAAGCCGCCGAACTGGTCAAAGCCGTGCCCGAGATCATCGTGGTCGGACAGGACTCCACCGCCTACGGCTCGGACCTCGACTCCGGCGACAATCTGCGCCAGTTGGCCGAAGGATTGTCCAAGCTCTCCGGTCTGGAGTGGCTGCGCATCATGTATCTCTACCCTGCCGGGTTGACCGAGAGTCTGCTCTCTTTCCTCAAGGATATGGGCAAGCCGTTCCTTCCCTATTTCGACATCCCGCTTCAGCACGCCCATCCGGATGTGCTCTCGTCCATGGGCCGCCCGTTCGCCCGCAACCCGGAGAAGGTCATTGACCGCGTGCGCTCTTTCTTCCCGGATGCCGCCCTGCGCACGACCTTCATTGTGGGGTATCCCGGTGAGACCGAGGAACATTTCGAGCATCTCATGCGATTTGCCGAGAAGACCCGTTTCCATCATCTCGGCGTGTTCCCCTACTGGCCCGAAGACGGCACCCCTGCCGCGGCTATGGACAATCAGGTGCCCGACGAGGTCAAGCTCGAACGCAAGGACAGGCTCATGGAATTGCAGGCAGCCATCAGCGAAGAAATTCTGGAGACATACGTCGGCGAGACATTGCCCGTACTTATCGAGCAGCCCTCCCCCGAGTGGCCCGGCCTCTACATAGGTCGCACATGGTTCCAGGCACCCGAGGTGGATGGCGTAACCTACGTCAGCGCGCCGCCCGAGGTAGAGCTCAAGATCGGCAAAATCATCGACGTCGAGATTGAAAAAGCCAGCACGTACGATCTGTCTGGATTGGTGTAA
- a CDS encoding ATP-binding protein, translating to MLSAKYNDNKRYVIGVIGDIPALLTFWQMFKDQSNEAVLSEIGVVAAALPGETVLPEAHDSGHHIPTYAGYRAMLKAHPEINMVIETTGRSALVHELREYLPASVTLVERGAANFFINLLTSDKIWVACKADLLHTQNMLKTIIDQMDQEMLFLDNRGTIVDMNRAVLEKAGATKLKLMGRPYGEVFLGVDDPEAECDGDPLLVTLQTGETAEGVTSQVDTDGRMRYYRVYTHPVADEDGSISHVVAVRRDITQRTSIEQRLQQAEKLASIGELSTYMAHEIRNPLFAISGFANSLIRSPELSEKMREKVSIILEESKRLDLILKSLLNFTRPTGAEVHEVDLNELIRVTMGVMSLPCQNQRVECTVDLDESAALVKANPDLIKQCLINLVKNSLEAMENGGRLLVTSSMNPDFVVLSVEDTGHGIPLDIRDKIFSPFFSTRGKGHGLGLAQTRKIIDEIGGDVDLVSKENVGTKITLYLPPILAVADQQESE from the coding sequence TTGCTGTCTGCAAAATATAACGACAATAAGCGTTACGTCATTGGTGTCATAGGTGACATCCCGGCCCTACTGACTTTTTGGCAGATGTTCAAGGACCAGAGTAATGAGGCCGTGCTGAGCGAGATCGGTGTGGTGGCTGCTGCGCTGCCCGGTGAAACCGTGCTGCCCGAGGCCCATGACTCCGGTCATCACATCCCGACATATGCCGGTTACCGGGCCATGCTCAAGGCTCATCCCGAGATCAATATGGTCATCGAAACCACGGGACGGTCTGCCCTCGTACATGAATTACGCGAGTATCTGCCTGCGTCCGTAACCCTTGTGGAGCGGGGCGCTGCAAACTTTTTCATCAATTTGCTCACCTCGGATAAAATATGGGTGGCGTGCAAGGCCGACCTCCTGCACACCCAGAACATGCTCAAGACCATCATCGACCAGATGGATCAGGAAATGCTCTTTCTGGATAACCGCGGCACGATCGTCGACATGAACCGGGCGGTGCTGGAAAAGGCCGGCGCCACCAAGCTCAAGCTCATGGGACGGCCCTATGGTGAGGTCTTCCTCGGTGTGGACGATCCTGAAGCCGAGTGTGACGGCGATCCCCTTCTTGTGACCCTGCAAACAGGTGAAACCGCGGAAGGTGTCACGAGTCAGGTCGATACTGACGGTCGTATGCGGTATTACCGCGTATACACCCATCCCGTTGCCGATGAAGACGGCAGCATCAGTCATGTGGTGGCCGTCCGCCGTGACATCACCCAGCGCACGTCCATAGAACAGCGGCTGCAACAGGCAGAGAAATTGGCCTCCATCGGTGAGCTCTCCACCTACATGGCCCATGAAATCCGTAATCCGCTCTTTGCCATCAGCGGCTTTGCCAATTCCTTGATCCGTTCTCCCGAGTTGTCTGAAAAGATGCGGGAGAAGGTCAGCATCATTCTTGAGGAGTCCAAGCGGCTGGACCTGATCCTCAAGAGTCTTCTGAATTTCACTCGACCGACTGGGGCCGAGGTGCATGAGGTGGATTTGAACGAATTGATTCGCGTGACCATGGGCGTCATGAGCCTGCCATGTCAGAATCAGCGGGTCGAATGCACCGTGGATCTCGATGAATCCGCAGCACTGGTCAAAGCTAATCCGGACCTCATCAAGCAGTGCCTCATCAATTTGGTGAAGAACAGCCTGGAGGCCATGGAGAACGGTGGCAGATTACTGGTGACTTCATCCATGAATCCGGATTTCGTGGTGCTTTCCGTAGAAGATACGGGTCACGGTATCCCCCTCGACATACGCGACAAGATTTTCAGTCCCTTCTTCTCGACACGAGGCAAGGGGCACGGTCTCGGTCTTGCCCAGACCCGCAAGATCATCGACGAGATCGGCGGCGACGTGGACCTTGTCAGCAAGGAGAATGTTGGGACAAAGATCACGTTGTACCTGCCGCCCATACTGGCGGTTGCGGACCAGCAAGAGTCCGAGTAA
- the rdgB gene encoding RdgB/HAM1 family non-canonical purine NTP pyrophosphatase, which yields MDTIVLATNNKGKIKELSAMLEPFGVTVKALSEFPEIGEIPETGDTFKENAFIKARAVAEITGLVAVADDSGIEIDALDGRPGVYSARYAGEECNDHANNELMLAEMKDVPEEQRTGRYRCVMAASAPNGEEIDTDGAYEIRVGHGYKGDGGFGYDVIVIDPEFGCHVAELDAEVKNKRSHRGKAMQKLLKLWPEFWEKAQR from the coding sequence ATGGATACTATTGTTCTGGCTACCAACAATAAAGGTAAGATCAAGGAACTTTCCGCCATGCTGGAGCCGTTCGGCGTGACCGTCAAGGCGCTTTCCGAGTTCCCGGAGATCGGGGAGATTCCCGAGACCGGCGACACCTTCAAAGAGAATGCCTTCATCAAGGCGCGCGCCGTGGCCGAGATCACCGGACTGGTCGCCGTGGCCGATGACTCCGGTATTGAAATCGATGCCCTCGACGGTCGTCCCGGCGTCTACTCTGCCCGCTATGCAGGTGAAGAGTGCAACGACCACGCAAACAACGAGCTGATGCTGGCCGAAATGAAAGACGTGCCTGAAGAACAGCGCACCGGCCGTTACCGCTGCGTCATGGCTGCCTCGGCTCCCAACGGTGAAGAGATCGACACTGACGGTGCATACGAAATCCGCGTTGGTCACGGCTACAAGGGTGATGGCGGCTTCGGCTACGATGTCATCGTCATTGATCCCGAATTCGGTTGCCATGTGGCCGAGCTTGACGCTGAGGTCAAAAACAAGCGCTCCCATCGCGGTAAGGCCATGCAGAAACTTCTCAAACTCTGGCCCGAATTTTGGGAAAAGGCCCAGCGATAG
- the thpR gene encoding RNA 2',3'-cyclic phosphodiesterase, whose product MPRLFVGIPVPEEYHVRVEGVAAELGAELRSKVRWVRPANAHLTLKFLGGVNDELVPEVEAALVRIEFDRFAMQADCCDGFPSLKRPKVVWAGMTKGADECTALAKLVADALEPLGFEQDARPFRTHLTLGRVKKPVAEDWEGPLNAFAEPWPEFEVNRFVLWESELTQDGPIYTVRREFPLK is encoded by the coding sequence ATGCCTCGCTTGTTTGTCGGAATTCCCGTTCCGGAAGAGTACCACGTTAGAGTGGAAGGCGTTGCCGCCGAGCTAGGTGCTGAGCTGCGGTCCAAGGTGCGCTGGGTGCGACCAGCCAATGCTCATCTGACGCTCAAGTTTTTGGGCGGGGTAAACGATGAGCTGGTGCCTGAGGTCGAGGCTGCCTTGGTCCGGATCGAATTCGATCGTTTTGCGATGCAGGCAGACTGTTGCGATGGGTTTCCTTCCCTGAAGCGGCCCAAAGTCGTCTGGGCAGGAATGACCAAGGGGGCGGACGAATGTACCGCGCTGGCCAAGCTGGTGGCGGATGCCTTGGAGCCGCTCGGCTTTGAGCAGGATGCTCGACCGTTTCGGACGCATCTCACGTTGGGCCGGGTCAAGAAGCCCGTTGCCGAGGACTGGGAAGGGCCGCTGAACGCCTTTGCCGAGCCGTGGCCCGAGTTCGAGGTGAACCGCTTCGTGCTTTGGGAAAGCGAACTGACTCAGGATGGTCCCATCTACACTGTGCGGCGGGAATTCCCCTTGAAGTAG
- a CDS encoding cobalamin biosynthesis protein, producing the protein MNTMLPEHIAFYALTRKGAKLARSMADAMGGTVFATTRHAGDEDMPFDSLTDLVAETFHRFDGHVFMAAAGIVVRCIAPHIKSKETDPAVVCLDQEGRFAVSLLSGHLGGGNALADRCADVVGGQAVITTATDSAGVVSMDMLAKEKGATIGNIEQVKVVNGALLDKRTVQVFDTKNFLGLKDNDLFEVVSKDQWQMGAPGVWVSVYDDCPDADALWLYPRVLMLGVGCRRGIPGDEIFDHIRNVFDLSGLSMDAVGGLASIDAKSDEPGMLEAASSLGVEPIFYPKEVLDKVEAPNPSGMVMQRMGVGSVSEAAALLLSEGGELLVEKTKTKTVTLAVARKR; encoded by the coding sequence ATGAATACGATGCTTCCCGAACATATTGCCTTCTACGCCCTGACTCGCAAAGGAGCCAAGCTGGCCCGCTCCATGGCCGATGCCATGGGCGGTACGGTCTTCGCCACCACCCGGCATGCCGGGGACGAGGATATGCCGTTCGACTCCCTGACCGATTTGGTGGCTGAGACATTTCACCGCTTCGACGGCCACGTCTTTATGGCGGCCGCAGGGATTGTGGTTCGCTGCATCGCGCCGCATATCAAGAGCAAGGAGACCGACCCTGCCGTGGTCTGTCTGGATCAAGAGGGGCGGTTTGCCGTGAGCTTGTTGTCCGGCCATCTGGGCGGCGGCAATGCTCTGGCTGACCGCTGTGCTGACGTTGTTGGCGGACAGGCTGTCATCACAACGGCTACGGACTCGGCGGGCGTGGTGTCCATGGATATGCTCGCCAAAGAAAAGGGCGCTACCATCGGCAACATCGAACAGGTGAAGGTGGTCAACGGCGCGCTGCTGGATAAACGGACAGTACAGGTCTTTGATACGAAGAATTTTCTTGGTCTGAAAGACAATGATCTGTTCGAGGTCGTGAGCAAGGATCAGTGGCAGATGGGGGCGCCGGGCGTCTGGGTGTCGGTCTACGATGACTGCCCGGATGCGGACGCCCTGTGGCTCTACCCGCGTGTGCTCATGCTCGGCGTGGGGTGCCGCCGCGGGATACCGGGCGATGAAATTTTTGATCATATCCGCAACGTGTTCGATCTGTCGGGCCTGTCCATGGATGCCGTGGGCGGACTGGCGAGCATCGACGCCAAGAGCGACGAGCCAGGTATGTTGGAAGCTGCCTCTTCACTGGGCGTGGAGCCTATTTTTTATCCCAAAGAGGTGCTCGACAAGGTCGAGGCCCCGAATCCGTCGGGCATGGTCATGCAGCGCATGGGCGTTGGGTCCGTGTCCGAAGCCGCAGCCCTGCTTCTTTCCGAAGGAGGCGAGCTGTTGGTGGAAAAAACAAAGACAAAGACCGTGACGCTGGCTGTGGCCCGCAAGCGGTAA
- the cobJ gene encoding precorrin-3B C(17)-methyltransferase, whose amino-acid sequence MLTAVSLGPGDESLLAPAARAAIEGADVVAGYKGYIELVPSELLEGKEVVSTGMMGEVERAKAAIETARSGKKTVMVCSGDAGIYAMAGLLLEILEADNLLDEVPFSVVPGVAAFNSAAALLGAPLMHDFASVSLSDLLTPWEVIEKRLRLASEADFVIAIYNPRSKKRSDHLQKALDIIGENRAVETPVGIVGRAYREGQDVRVVTLGSVDPETVDMQTVLIVGNSATRKCGDRMLTPRGYHRKYDIKNNG is encoded by the coding sequence ATGCTGACAGCCGTGAGCCTCGGGCCCGGAGATGAAAGTTTGCTGGCCCCGGCGGCGCGTGCCGCCATTGAAGGTGCTGATGTTGTGGCCGGATACAAGGGCTACATCGAATTGGTGCCGTCCGAACTGCTGGAAGGAAAGGAAGTAGTGTCCACCGGCATGATGGGCGAGGTGGAGCGTGCCAAGGCCGCTATTGAAACTGCCCGTTCCGGCAAGAAGACCGTCATGGTCTGCAGCGGCGACGCAGGCATTTACGCCATGGCCGGATTGCTGCTGGAAATTCTTGAGGCGGACAATCTGCTCGACGAAGTGCCGTTTTCTGTGGTGCCGGGTGTGGCCGCTTTCAATAGCGCCGCCGCACTGCTGGGCGCACCGCTCATGCACGATTTTGCCTCTGTCAGTCTGTCCGATCTGCTCACTCCTTGGGAAGTTATCGAAAAGCGTCTGCGACTGGCCTCGGAAGCGGATTTCGTCATAGCCATTTACAATCCCCGCTCCAAGAAGCGGAGCGACCATTTGCAAAAAGCACTGGACATCATTGGTGAAAATCGCGCTGTGGAGACTCCGGTCGGCATCGTAGGGCGGGCCTATCGAGAGGGGCAGGATGTGCGTGTGGTGACGCTGGGCAGTGTCGATCCGGAAACCGTTGACATGCAGACAGTCCTCATTGTGGGCAATTCCGCTACCCGCAAGTGTGGGGACAGGATGCTTACTCCCAGAGGGTATCACCGGAAATACGATATAAAAAACAACGGGTAA
- a CDS encoding cytochrome c3 family protein: MKKSLMISLMVAALVCVFALPAVIAGNAPADTMVLKAPAGAKMTKAPVDFTHKKHAEDYKIDCMVCHHKATDKNAITGCSVEGCHADASKAAKKDPKGFYQAWHSKKSDASCVACHKKEKKAGKKVPVACKECHPKK; this comes from the coding sequence ATGAAAAAATCTCTGATGATCAGCCTGATGGTTGCTGCCCTGGTGTGCGTTTTCGCTCTGCCCGCAGTTATCGCTGGTAATGCCCCCGCCGACACCATGGTCCTGAAGGCTCCCGCTGGCGCCAAAATGACCAAGGCTCCGGTGGACTTCACTCACAAGAAGCACGCAGAAGACTACAAGATCGACTGTATGGTCTGCCACCACAAGGCCACTGACAAGAACGCCATCACCGGTTGTTCTGTCGAAGGTTGTCATGCTGACGCTTCCAAGGCCGCCAAGAAAGACCCCAAGGGCTTCTACCAGGCCTGGCACAGCAAGAAGTCTGACGCTTCCTGCGTAGCTTGCCACAAGAAAGAAAAGAAAGCTGGCAAGAAGGTCCCCGTGGCCTGTAAGGAATGCCACCCCAAGAAGTAA